One Aptenodytes patagonicus chromosome 7, bAptPat1.pri.cur, whole genome shotgun sequence genomic window, AAATCAGAATAGGTCATTCTAGTTGGAATGCAATATCTTACACCAAAAAACTAAttcttaaagttttcttttgatGAAAATATTCAACGTATGTTTTTTTTATGATTTATGCATTTAAAACTACGCCTGGTCAAATCCAAAAGTTGGTTTTGTGTTCTCTCTATATGGATATCTGGCATAATAGtcaaaaagaggttttgtttctgtattgACACGAACACCTGCTTATGCCCCCAAAAGATGAGTACACAAAAGttgtagtttcctttttttagaaTTATTGAACCCCAAAGCACTGAGCACCTGTGACTTTTTCCCTTTGTTCTCTCCTAGCTctgactcatttttttcctctaaccaATACTGTTGTTTAAGGCCATTTCCTTGGTTCTCTGTCCtacctgcagctctcctctccgtTGCTGAACAGGATTGTACCCCCAAGGTCCTTACTGGTGGGAGGGTAGGAGTTGATTTCATAGAAGGCAGATTGTTTGGTAGACctaattttttttgctcttccCATAGACTTTGTTGTGGCagtgttttgtctttttcctcctttctgctctcttgatacaatatttttctctgtactgcaaatgcaaaattacgtggagtttttttttcttgctgtgctttACGTTTGGAAACTAGATGTAGCTGATTCGAAAGGATGAAATAATTATCTTGGCAGTTTACATCTTGTCTCTGCGCTTTAGCGCAGCCTCTCGTGCATCTTATTCCCTTCCTGCTTGATAGACTAAATGCTATTCTCTTTGCCTTAAAATGGCTTTGTGGGAATGCTGGAAAAACACCTTCTCACTCTGCTTTGGTAAAATAACAAAATCAACTGTAGGAGTGTGTTTCCTGCAGAAATTATGCATGCCTGATGGGTGTTTTGTGCTTCCCCTCAGTGCCTAGATCTCGGCTGATCCATCTTCTGTTGTGAAGTGGTGCCAGTGAGGAGAGGTCTCTAAAGGCATTTTGCATTAGTGAAGTGCAGCGTACTAATGCGTTCTCCTCAGCCAACCTTGcactttgcatttttgttttaaaatgcaaaccacaTGTAATGTTGTATGCTTGAATTGCTTTACACTGAGCTTCAGCTTTGTTCTTGAACTTTTAATAATTGTGAAAATAAAGGGAGGGTCTGCTTGTATTGTTTATAGTaggaaagaaaagggcaagatTTCATCTACTGCTGTTCAAATCCCTTGCTATTTTTGGTATTTGACCTCTGTAGAAAAGATTGCCAAAACTAcaggttgttttcatttttattatgtgTTTCTACCCTCCTACTCGTAAGTTACTCTTAGGTTACTGCTTAAATCTTTGAGAAAGCTCCATTTCTCCCACATTTTCCACGGTATTTTTCAGAGAGGTAATTTTATGTTTCTATATGTTGTTGAGCTAACATTCCCTTTTGGAAATGAGAACTATGCAATTTGGCAACATCTTGTGTACACCActaaaaggagaaggaaaataactTATGaattgctggtttattttttgaaaaacttTCTGGATTGAAGAGGACTCATGAGCCTGTCGGCTTGAGTTGAGGCTGCAACATTTAGAATAGTGCACAAAGAGCACAGGAGTATATGCTGAGACAATATTACATGTTTAGTTTGCGTGGATAGGTGCTTACCTTTCATTTCTCTGTCATTGGAAAGGCCTGCTCTTGGCACCCCTGGCTGTTTGCTTCTACTCTTGCTGTGTGGTTGTTTCCACACTCCACTAGTGAGAAATACATAACAAAGGCATCTGAAAATCCTGTCCTGCCTCTTTGGCATCCCTTCCACTTTGTGCCTTCTATTCTAAAAATCaagcttatttcttttttaaaggagcCTTGTAGGAGGCCCTGGAGGTCAAAATATTTTAGGTTATTTCAGAGGACTGTATTTATTCTGAGTTCCCAAGATGTAATGAGTTTTGAGTGTCCTTCAAGCAGCTTGTTGTTTCTGGTAGTTGTGATGTCAAGGAGATGTGCAGGGGTTGCATATAACCGTGAAGTTAATTCATAGAAAAGATCCTGTGAATGTAGTTCCAGAGGACTAGATACCAATAACACAAAAGTCTCAGGGTTCATTTGTAAAAGGTGGCTTTACCTTGTTCAGGGGGTGCAGGTGTGAATGCGGATGAGAGATGCAGCTGTTGCATACGAGGAATGGTGATCCCTGAGGATGGGATTGGACATCTGTTTCAAACACAAATGACTAGCCATAGCCAGACACCTTCAGCCAGGTACTCGTGTGTCATCCAAGTGGTGGTGTTTTCCTGGCACCTTAACATCACCTGGATTTTGTCTGCGTTGAGGCCATAGATCCAGACCGTGGGCCACTGTGAGTTGGAATAAGTGAAGAACCTGAATTTAATTAACTACCTCACGTTGTGAGCAAAGGAGGTACCTTGGGGAAAGAGGAGTTTTTGGCGAGTACTGTCTGCAACTCCTTCTGAGCCTGGAACAGTTCAAGAGCAAGCTGGCTGTGCCCTACAAAGTCTTTGTGTCAGACAGTGCATCACATTAGCATGAGAAGTCTTCCTCATTGATCATTGCAGCTGACTGTTGTGCTATATCCAGACTACGTCAGGTTTTAAAGATACTGACTTTGCCAAAGGACTCTAcggcagaaacaaaacaagatacCTGTGTTGTTGAAGTTAAGGAGCGCTAAACTAAAAGCGCTTCACTTCTGCGGTGCAGAGCACCATGTGCTTTGTAGGTGGCTGCAGTCCAATGTCTAGTTATCTTCTATTGTGTTTGGAAGACCATTGTTTCCTATTTGCCTCATAAATTTAACATAGATCCTATTCCTGCCATTTAAACTTTCCCATCAAAATACAACAGTGACTTCCCCTTCTGAAAAGGAAGGGCTAGCAGCTACACCCTGAAGTTTGAGCATGAATTGTTTATATAACCTTCAATCACAATTTCATAATAGTCTGAAGACTTTCTTACTAGGGCAGACATTTCACTTGAGTTTTTAGCAAAAATCTGGCTGCCATCGAATGCAATTTTAAGGCTTCTTAGTTGTTGCAGTGGAAATAGAATTGAAAACTGTACCTTCCAGCTTCCTGATGATATAAATTGCACGTCTATCTGGAAACATGAACAGCATTTTCTGGTATTTCAGAATAGCTGTACCTGTGTCATTCAGGGGTAAATCTTAAGAGCTATCTTGGGCTAATTTTATTTCccagaaaatattattaaatctgAATGAACATGCTTTTGCAGACTCTGGCTTTTTACAACTTCTGGGTACTTGTAGAGTTCCCTCGCCCGCCCCAGCAGTAAAAGCTCTGACATCAGTGTTGTAGAAACTGCTCGTTGAATAATAGTCTCTATCAAAGTCAGTAATATTTAAACAACTGCAGCTTGCTTTCCAAATGGATGACATTTGTCAGGAGCATGTCTGTTTGAATTTACTTGGCCTTTTGAATATAAAAAGTCTGAATACTTAGAGCTTGAAATTCAAGTCGGtctggaaaactgcattttccttaCAAAAAGTTTACAGAGAGAACCCAATTTTTTTTGTAACCGTAGCACTACGGGATAGCTGGTTTATGAAAACCCCTTTCTCCACCTGCAAGCATGTGTGTTTGAAACGGCATTGAAATAGAAGCTTCCATTGTAATTCTTCAGTAAATTGGATTAAGTAAAAGTTGTccttattaataatttaaatttaagaaataaaatattttaatttgcacGGAATTTAATAGTTTTGTGTTTGAGCAGTGTAGCAAGCAGTGTTTGAGAACAGTCTGCTTCATGTAATAGTGCTAGTAAAAGCTTGTTCCATTTGAGGACATACCCAGAAAAGTAAGTAAGGAGCATGCTCTGCGGGTAGGGTTGTACGCAGGCTAATGCCAGAAAACACGTTGAACTTCTTCTCTTGAGAGGGGAAAGGAGTTTCCACAGGATGTCTGCGTTTTATGGCAAAAATTACTTGTAGATGTGCTCTGAAAGGTTACTTTGATGTAGAAGATTAACCTGGGGACCTCATTGTCAGGATATTACTGAGGCAAATAGCTTAGTGAGATTATGTGTGACTTGGGAATTAAGCTTTTATGAGTGTGCCTACTTAAgctgttttttaagaatttgCTCATTTGTCACATGGCGTCACGAATATTTGTATGTACCAAATAGGAGGAGGGAAAGCAAAACCCTGAAACTACAAACACCaccaagaagagagaaaagcagaatgcagttttGTCATAGCGACTTTTCCTTTGTTGCTAGTCTCATGGACCATTAAAATAATTGCCCTAAAACAAGTAATACATGGAAACCTGCTCATTCCATCCCTAAAAATCCAGCCTGAAGGATTTGTAGAAAAATTTATGGTAGGACAGCTGGAAAGGCATGAGAATATTTTCTTGCATTCTGGGTCTGCCtgatttttacttcatttctgtttggattttttcaAAAAGGGTCCTTTCATGCATGTGGTAACTAGGATTGGGTGCTGGCCTAGTCCTTAAGGAAGTAAGGACATTTTTGAGTACTGCTTGACCTGAAATATCTGTACCAGTGAGAAGTCACTGGAGTGTTGACCCCCTAGAACCTGCTGCGATTCCCTCAATGTtcgttttttttaaacacagaagagtAGTCTAATTGAACCTGTAATTTTAACAGAAGTCACGCGTGTGGGTGGTTATGCTTACTTAACACACCCCACCCGCACCTTTCTTGTAAAAATGGTTGTAGTTTGTGAACTCACTAAAACCATGTATTGTTTATGATGTACTTTTTCCGACTCTAAATTGGTGAAAGCCTTTACTGCAATTACAGAATTGAATTTTCCTTTGTGTTATAGAAAggagagcttttttcttttttttttatttttttattttagggcaCACCATTTTTTAGAAGTGAATCTATGTATGAGAGGATCGAGAGAGTATTGTGTAATTTTGGCTTTGCTTGGTAACATTTAAATTTGTGTACATCACTGAAGTAGTTTGGGTTTCTAGGAGCATTCAGTAGTGCCTGAGAAGAATTGCCTCTGAAGGGAGGATTTTTATCAGTTGCACTAAGAGCCGGCGTTACGTGGTTTTACAGGAGGCTCAAAACGCATTTAGGTTCTTAGGAGAACTGATGAAAAAGGCAAAGGTGCTTAATGCCAGTGAATTCCACTGATGCCATGTAGCCTGTTTAGGTGGCGCATGCTATGCTGGCAGGTGTTCATGTGCGTCATTGGGCACCTAAATACTTGTAAAATTTATCTCATCTGGCCACTTCAGGCTGTAGTTCTGTGTAATTCTGGGCTTGTTCTCTGTGCGCGTCCCTCAGCAGAAAAGTTCACCTAAGAAGTCTCCTGCAGTTGTACTGGTGCAGCTGTTTGTGGGCTGTGCCTCCTAGCAACTCTTTAGAACAAAAATTATTCCTCCTCAGGTAGTGGTGATGACTTCATCTTCTTCCCACTTGTGGAGAACATCACTTTACTAtttactttataaaaataataaagcaaatgtAGCTAAGTGACTTTCACAGGATTCACAGACAGCCTGTTTAATCTTTTAAGGGGATTATATGATGTAGTGCTTACAGTCACAAGAGACTGAACTCCTTAACTCGGGTGCCCTTTCCGGTTCTCTGTTTCTGTACGTGAAGTTGGAGTGGGTAGGACATCAGGATAGTTGAATTTTGACTTCACGCATCATTTCTGTGCAAGACGctttttcatacatatttttaaagctagTATTATTTAAGAACGTTATAACTAAAACTCACCTTGGATTTTATTTATTACAGGTTTCTGACAACGTTAGGAACAGCATTTGAGATGACTGCAGTGGAGAAGATTGAGGAGCAGCTTGCTAGTCTGCGCATAGCAAAACGTTCTACGCTAAGCGAGGAGCCTGCTTACTTACTGGATATAGATGTTTCCAAACCTGCTCAATCTGAAAGCAGTCGCTTTGTGGCAGTTTCGTGTTCCAATAAGTCAATTAGGGTATATAACAGGGAAACATTAAACTTCCTGCGGGAGTACAGTACCCGTCCTGGGATACTTAATGGAGTCAGATTTGCACACGCGTGTGAGAGCGTCCTGTTTTCAGCATGCAGTGATGGTACAGTAAAGTGTTGGGATATTCGTTTAGCAACTCAGAAAGCTGTGCAGATATTTAGTGGCTATCCTTCCAACGTTCTCATCAGTTTTGATATCAACTGCAGTGATCTCATTGTatgtgctggaacagaaaaagttGAAACGGACACGTTTCTGGTGTTTTGGGATGCAAGAGGCGTTACAGACTGTGCCAGCGCAACTAAAGAACCCTTGGGAGTCTATTCTGAAAGTCACAATGACGATATCACTAAAGTTTGTTTCCATCCCATCGAACCCAATTTGGTAGTTTCTGGGTCAACCGATGGGTTGGTTAACGTGTTTGACATTAACAGGGATAACGAAGATGATGCTTTGATAGCAACTTGCAATTCAGACTCATCAGTAAGCTTTATTGGCTGGTCTGGGAAAGATTATAAACGGGTCTACTGCATGACACACGATGAGGGATTTTGTTGGTGGGACATTGCTCAGTTAGATACCGAAGAACCAATAACGCTGTTGCACGTGCTGGATGTCAGAGACGCAGTCTGCGTTGAAAACGACAGCTTACATTACCTGGTAGGTGGCTCGTACCACGAAAAGGCGGACAAACTCTTTCTTCTTGGGGGAACGTCCACAGGAAACATTCACCTAGTCAGCTGCGGCACCGATGGACTGAGCCTGGTGGGTACCCTTCGCGGAGGACACTCTGCCACTGTGCGCTCCTTCTGCTGGAACCTGACCGATGAGTCTCTGCTGACGGGTGGAGAGGATGCTCAGCTGTTGCTATGGAAACCCGGAGCTGTGGAAAGGTCCCTCGCAAAGAAAGCCTCTATGAAGATTGCTTCTTCCGTGCAGAAGAGAGTAAGGGTTCACAACAGCTCcctgaaaagcaggaagaagTAAAATTCCGGAAGTGGGAGTCTCTACTGTGCGGAGTTTTCCTGTGTGCTTAATCTCTCAGGCAATACTTGGCTGTGCGTTATTTGGAGGTATTCTGTGGGAAGAGCTACGATGCTCGAATTCTACCTGGGAATGTATTTCGGTCATCCAATGAatgcctttttggttttttttaagttgctaaTATGAATCAGCAAAGAGTAAATGTTTGCTCTCGAGCTCTTGAACAATAGATCTTAAATCatattatataaaaatgtttctgtggttGTTTAATGTCTCAgccaatatttttaatgtgtaataTAGGCCTGTGGCTTGCATAATTTGTTACCTTCCCACTGAAATTCCCTAgcatgttttaaaagcttttgtatttcatgctgcattttgctttctttacagaGAACTTAATGAAATTGCTCAATATATTAAAAGATTTTATGTCACATCTTAATGCCTGAGGGAATTACTTCTTGATGAGACAGAAAATAAGTACTGTTTTGCACTGTCCTATTACTGGTTTATAACAAGCTCATAAAGAAGCAGTTGATAGAGCCCTATTTTTCATAGCAAGGATAGGAATGTATTCAAGCAAACGGGGACACATGATACCAAGCAGCTCGTTTTTAAGTGTATGAGAACTGTTAAACTGGTATTATTTAGGCCGTATTTCCTGCACGAAAATACCCAGGAATCTTGCAAGCAGCTTCATTCTCTCCGGGTAAGTGCATCTCGGGGGGGTGCACCTGGAAGCCTGGGGAGATCTTCAGTGGCTTAAAGAAATTGATAGCTGTAATTACACCAGTGGTGCTTAAAATCCCAAATCCCGCATTTGAAATAAGCTAGTATCACATGCTAAGTGGGAATGTTACAAACCGAAAACGAACGCTGCCTTCTGCGGCGGTAGTTATGGAGTAACAGACCGGTATGAGGAGACTTTAACAAAACCTTTTAGAGCTTAGCGTGTGTCCTTTAAGAAATGTTTCTCTCCGCAGGGAGGTTTTATGCTTAGACATCTCTAGGACAGCTTTGTTTTAGTATTCCATCAAATACCTATTAAGTGGTGCAAAAATTGCCCTGTACTCCTGAAACGGTTGAGTCTTTATGCTCATTCTTCGCTGGCGGACTACAATCTGTGCATCTGGCCCTGCACACACAATTACCTTCAGCCTTCTGAGGACCATTGCAGTCAAATGGCGGTTGGTAATTACGCCGTAGTCAACATATGTGGGCTACAACTGAAAACAGCACAAGAGTATTTAAGAATTGCTTTGTTATAGAATAGTTGGCAAAGGAATTAAgaggggttgtttttattttttttcgcATGAGGGTGGATAGGTAAttctttcaaaacaagttttGAATGTCAGGTGTGGAGGGTTAGCCTGGAGTTCAAAAACAGTTTCCAAAGTACAGAAGATACCTCTAGTATGTGGTTACGGCTGTGCCGAAGACGCCTTAATCGTCTCTGGAAATGAATCCTCTTCAACCAGAAGTATGAAGTTTCCACATGATAGGTTTTACAAACCGGCGATGTCCTTCAGCCACAGCTATGCATCCGCAGTTGTTCTGGCTCTGCCTGTTGGTGATAATTAAGATGATTCACTGGCTTTAGTTACTGCTGGTTATTTAAAAGTGCAGcttcaatttaaaaatcacatttctctgAACTTTTTATTACTTGTCTTAAATTCAAGTTACGACCAACATCCCCATCTGTTGCTTTTCAAATTGCTTTGTGCTATTTTGAGACAACTCGGGCAGCGAGTGTCACGGCTGTGGCGCGCCTGGATCGTGGGCCCTGTCAAGATTTATCCTCCCAGGTCGCTGGTTACTGCCTGTTTCTGTGGAATTCACAGTTTTGTGACCGAGAGCCCTCTGAATTCACCGTAATGCTCTCGCGGGCCTGACTTGGTTCGGTACCAGTAGTTGGGGGTGGGGAACTGAAGGATGACTCTGAGACCTATTTCACTGCAAGTACGACATATAACTCGCTTTTTAGGTGCTTATCCACGCTTTTCCTGGTATCTCGACACGCTCAGAGGAGTTGAGGTCATTGGCTCTGTCTAACGCTTGATTTCTTGAAGACGGCTTTGTGTGCTACACAGAGCGATGCACGCTGAGGGAGCTTTTGGTTGCCTCCGCTTGCTTTCAAGTGTCTGTTGAGCCGGATTCCGATGTGTCCTGCCAACTCCCTCTGAACTAAAGCAGCGGAGATGGGAGTTCTGGTACTGAGGTGTTTGAAGTGTGCAACCTGTATCTGTTACCGTGTTTCTGAATTAGATGGATACACAACAAATCGATGTCCATCACAGCTAAAGCCACGCTTTTCCCTGACAAGTTGGTTTCTCTCTCTTGCATACGTAATTTAAACAGcaatgggaggggaaaaatgtACGTACGTACCTGAAAATTCTGCAAAAGCACAGCAGCTGTCGGGAGGTTCAGGCTTGTGTTGTCTCTGAAAAtacttgattattttctttttcttttgtgttgacTTAATTTCAGGTTAACATCCATAAAATAAACATAGATGGAAACCACATGTTAATGAGTAATTAGCATTGCTTGCTCTTGTAAACTGCAAACGCTTATTTCCTAGACCACAGAGCACAGGCAGAATACGTGTGtaatcataaaaataataatagactTGAAATTAGGCAGGTTAGCTTGTCTGACTGCGTTTAATCTCTTAGGTTAGTTTGGATGTCTCCAAGTTGGCTTCGGCATTGTTAAGAAACGTATTTGACCTTTATAAAACTTATGTAATTGAAACTGTGCGCAAGTAGCAGGCATTCAGAAACCGTCACCGTTTGCATTGTTTAACCCCACGGGAAGCTTTAATTCCCCAAGCAGTAGCAGATTTTTTCcagtaaatgaaaagcaaaaatccagATAGACTACCTAGGTGCAGAAAAGTGTCCGTCTTTATTCAGAGATGATAGTAAACCCGTTGTACAATattgctgagcagcaggagaccGTCCTGCTGCCAACACATGAAAATAAACTTACTGGCATTTGGCACGtttcctctttgtttctttttcttttctctgtaagtAAAGTCCAACACTTGCACGCTCGCCATCGTTGTGTTCGAGGTGTGCTCCCGTTGAATACCAGCTTGCTGCCTCTTCTTGAAGTGCTGTTACACCATTTCGTTATGTTCAAGTAAGAGATGTATCAGGACTACATCCTGTAGTCAGCGGGCAATTCCAGCAGTTTTTTCAGGAGGGTGTAGGATTTTACCCACGCTTTGGGATTGCGGCGGACGTTACTTGGCAAATCTAAATAAAGGTGTGGATTAATTTCTAGGTGGAATTTAGTTAGCCACTTGTCAGTCAGAAGCTATTTTGTGGCCAAATTGTACATGGCATGTGTCCTACGTATTCAACTGGACGTAACTCCGTATCTACATTAAAATCTTAATTAGCAGAGATGCTGATACAGTAAAACATTGTGAAGGCGTGAAGTGCAAGCTTTATACTATGTTTTTGAACGACAGCTTTCTCTTGGCCAGCGATCTCGCGTAGCCCTGTAGGTCATACTGTTACATGAAGCCGGTATATTTTGTCATGCGAAGTGCTGACTCAGAAATAGGCTTTTAAAGGCGTTAGGAGCTGGGCACTTACACGCTTACGTAGCTGCATCTTGTGCTTTGTGGTGGGGCACCTCGCCCGTTGGGATGGAGCCCAGCCCAAGCGTAATGGGGGCTCGGTGGGGGTGCAGTGAATTGCAGTGTCAGTTTTTCGGCGAAGCTTTTATACTCCTGAAAGAATCGATGCTTCTGGCCCGCCTCATAAAGCTCGTCTGCATTTGCCATTGTTAATTTGGAATTACTTCTCTCCATCCCATCAAAAAGGTCTTCTGTTATCTGGCTTCttggtctttttttgggggtagTAGTGAGTTGTGTATACCAAGGTATCTGCTTTTCTGGAGGGGGAC contains:
- the WDR89 gene encoding WD repeat-containing protein 89 isoform X1, whose product is MSKNTRLTLFLTTLGTAFEMTAVEKIEEQLASLRIAKRSTLSEEPAYLLDIDVSKPAQSESSRFVAVSCSNKSIRVYNRETLNFLREYSTRPGILNGVRFAHACESVLFSACSDGTVKCWDIRLATQKAVQIFSGYPSNVLISFDINCSDLIVCAGTEKVETDTFLVFWDARGVTDCASATKEPLGVYSESHNDDITKVCFHPIEPNLVVSGSTDGLVNVFDINRDNEDDALIATCNSDSSVSFIGWSGKDYKRVYCMTHDEGFCWWDIAQLDTEEPITLLHVLDVRDAVCVENDSLHYLVGGSYHEKADKLFLLGGTSTGNIHLVSCGTDGLSLVGTLRGGHSATVRSFCWNLTDESLLTGGEDAQLLLWKPGAVERSLAKKASMKIASSVQKRVRVHNSSLKSRKK
- the WDR89 gene encoding WD repeat-containing protein 89 isoform X2, encoding MTAVEKIEEQLASLRIAKRSTLSEEPAYLLDIDVSKPAQSESSRFVAVSCSNKSIRVYNRETLNFLREYSTRPGILNGVRFAHACESVLFSACSDGTVKCWDIRLATQKAVQIFSGYPSNVLISFDINCSDLIVCAGTEKVETDTFLVFWDARGVTDCASATKEPLGVYSESHNDDITKVCFHPIEPNLVVSGSTDGLVNVFDINRDNEDDALIATCNSDSSVSFIGWSGKDYKRVYCMTHDEGFCWWDIAQLDTEEPITLLHVLDVRDAVCVENDSLHYLVGGSYHEKADKLFLLGGTSTGNIHLVSCGTDGLSLVGTLRGGHSATVRSFCWNLTDESLLTGGEDAQLLLWKPGAVERSLAKKASMKIASSVQKRVRVHNSSLKSRKK